Below is a genomic region from Deltaproteobacteria bacterium.
CCGGTTCGACAGGCTCACGGCCTACGGCAAACTCGGGGTCTGCGACAGAGGGAGAAGAGTGGATACCCTCATCCCGACATTCCCTCAAAGGGAGAAGGAGTTTTTTGTTGGACAACCAAGCGGGCGGGCACTTGGTCCCTCTCCAATTTCCGCTCTTTGACGGCGCAGTACAGCACGGGCACCACCAGCATGGTGATGACTTCGAGCAGCATTCCGCCGAAGGACGGAATGGCCATGGGCACCATGATATCCGCCCCCTTGCCCGTGGAGGACAGCACGGGGAGCAACGCCATAACGGTGGTCGCCGTGGTGATGAGGCAGGGCCGAATACGTCTCAGGCTGGCGGTCACGGTGGCCCGACGGATTTCCTCGCGAGATCCGGTCGACCGTTCCGAGAAGGTCGTATTGAGGTACGTGGCCATGACCACGCCGTCGTCGGAGGCGATGCCGAAAAGCGCCAGGAAGCCCACCCACACGGCCACGCTCAAATTCATGGGATGCACCTGGAACAGGTCGCCCATGTGCGTTCCGAAGACGTGAAAATTCAGAAACCACGGCTGGCCGTACAGCCAGATCATGATGAAACCGCCGGCCCAGGCTACAACGATGCCGGAGAACACGAGCAGGCTCGTGACCGCGGAATTGAAGTGCAGATACAGAATCAGGAAAACGATGAACAGGGCGAGGGGCAGAATCAGTCGAAGTTTCTTTTCGGAGCGCACCTGGTTCTGATAATTGCCCGTAAAACTGAAACTGATCCCTTCGGGAAGTTCCAGTTCCCCGTCCTCGATGGCTTGACGGAGGTATCGGCTTGCCTGTTCGACGGCTTCCACTTCCGCGTACTCGGGCACTTTGTCGAAGAGCACATACCCGGTCAGAAACGTATCCTCGCTTTTGATGACCTGGGGGCCCTGGACGTAATTGATCCGGGCCAGTTGTCTCAAGGGGATCTGGACGCCGTCGGGAGCGGGAACGAGGATGTCTCCCAGGGTCTCGATGCTGTCCCGAAGCTCCCGCAGGTACCGCACCCGGATGTCGTAACGTTCCCGACCTTCCACTGTGGTACTGATAGGCTTGCCGCCAATGGCCGCCTCGATGGTGTCCTGAACCCGTTTGATATCGATGGAATACTGGGCAATGATCTCCCGTTGGATGTCGATCTCGACATAGGGCTTGCCGATGATCCGGTCCGCGATAACGGTATCCGGCTTGATGGAAGACACTTTTCTGAGATTTCTCTCGATGGCGAGCGCGGCTTGCTGAATGCTTTCCAGATCGGACCCGCTGACCCTGATTCCCATGGAAGCGCGAATTCCGCTCTGCAGCATGACGATTCTCGCTGAAATCGGCTGCAGGATGGGAGCCGAGGTCGCACCGGGAATGTACGCCGCCTCGACGATGCGGTCCCAGATGTCCTCGGGCTTTCGAATGCCGGACCAGGCCTCTCGCTCGGGGTTGACGGCCGGGTCGAGGGGAAGTCTCCAGAGCCGGAACGGACGCCCTCCGGAATCCGGGATCAGTCGGTTGGATTCGTCGCGGACATAGCGACCCCGCACCCGGTAGCGCTTTCCGTCCGGGGCGAGCAACGGCGTTCCTTTTTCATCTCGAAACCAGTCCGTGCCTTCCGAATCGTATTTATAAAGGATCGGTTTATCTTTTTGGTCCAACAAATATTCGGACTTATAGTTTATCACGGTTTCGATCATGGAAAGCGGGGCCGGGTCCAGAGCCGAGTCGACGCGGCCCAGCTTGCCCACCACTTCTTCCACTTCCGGGATGGCCTGAATGGCTCGATCCTGTTTCTGTATGATATCCAATGCCTCCTCTATGGATGCGTGGGGCATGGTGGTCGGCATGAACAGGTAGGACCCTTCGTCCAGGAAGGGCATGAACTCTTTGCCCAGGCCCGGGAACTTGCGAGCCACGTACGACACGGGAGCGGACGAAATCCACGAGTTCGGCAACCACCCCAGCATGGGATCAAAGCCTAGCCACACCAAAGCGCCGAGGAAAGTCGCCATCAAAGGGATGGACAGGAAGGCCCGTTTATGATCCAGACACCAGGTCAATATCCGTTCGTAGCGCCGTTGAAACAACAGGAACAGGACCAGAATGCCCCCCATGAGCACGCCTACAAAAACGATATTTCGAATCAAACCCTCGGCCGGACCGAGGGGAAGCCAGTGTTTGGCAAGCAGAAACAGCACGAACCCGGCCGCCGCAAAGGTCGCCCAGGAACGCAAACGCCTTTCCCACCGTTCGGAAACCCTTCTCAGGATCAGGCGATACACGCCGACCAGCGCGATGATCACGCCCGCCTGCCAATTCAGGAGAAAGGCCACCACTGCTCCTACATAAATGAGGGACTCGTACCAGATCCAACCGTAATTCCGAGGCTTGTGCTCTCGCGCGAAAAAAACGCGGGCCAGGGGCGGAATGAGGGTGAGGGCCACGATGACGGAGGCGAACAGGGCAAAGGTTTTGGTGAACGCGAGGGGTTGGAAGAGCTTTCCTTCCGGCCCCTCCATGGCGAACACGGGAAGGAAACCGACGATGGTGGTGGAAACGGCTGTGACCACCGCGCCGCCCACTTCCCTGCAGGCTTGAAACAGCACTTTCACCCGGTCTTCGTCCCGAGTCGCCTGCTGCAGGTGTCGAACGATGTTCTCGCAGACAATCACCCCCATGTCCACGATGGTGCCTATGGCAATGGCGATCCCGGACAAGGCCACGATATTGGCGTCCACCCGAAAGATCTTCATAGCGATGAAACACATGAGAACCGCCAGAGGAAGGACGCTCGAAATGAGGACCGAACTCCAGAGATGAGCCAGAAGAACGAGTACGACCACAATCACCATCAGCACTTCGCCGTTCAGCGCGGTTCGGAGGGTCTCCAGTGTCTCGTTGATCAGCTTTGTCCGGTCGTAGAACGGAACGATCCGAACCTGGCTCACAGTACCGTCGGGCAAGGTCTTTTTCGGCAATCCGATGGATACCTCTTGTATTTTCCTTTTAACCGCCTGGATGACGGCGAGCGGGTTTTCGCCGAAACGGGCCACCACCACGCCACCCACGGCCTCCCTTCCCCCCTTGTCCAGCACGCCCCTTCGGGACGCGGGGCCATAGGTCACGTTGGCAATGCTGTCCAGAAAAACGGGAATGCCTTGATTCGTCTTGACTAAAACGCGCTTGAGATCCTCGAGGCTCTTGATAAAACCCAGCCCTCGAATCACGTATTCCACCCGATTGACTTCGATGGTCCTGGCTCCGACGTCCACGTTCGAGCGTTGCACCGCGGACACGACCTCTTCCAGCTTCACGTTGAAGGCCCGCATCAGGTCCGGATTCACGTCCACCTGGTATTCCCTGACAAACCCGCCTATGGAGGCCACCTCGCTGACACCGTCGACACCGAGCAAGGCATACCGCACATACCAGTCCTGAATGGTTCTCAGCTCGTGCAGGTCCCACCCTCCCGTCGGGTTTCCCTCGGAGTCCTGAGTCTCGAGAGTGTACCAAAATACCTGCCCCAGGGTCGTGGCGTCCGGACCCAGCGAAGGCCGAACCCCTGCCGGCAGGCTGGAAGGGGGCAGACTGCTGAGGTTCTCGAGGACGCGGGTGCGCGCCCAGTAGAAATCCACGCCGTCTTCAAAAATGAGGTAGATGGTGGAAAAACCGAACATGGAATAGCTTCGAATGCTCTTAACGCCGGAGATTCCAAGGAGGGTTACGGAGAGAGGATAGGTGATCTGCTCGTTCACGTCCCTGGGAGAGCGACCTTCCCAGTTGGTGAACACGATCTGCTGATTTTCGCCGATATCCGGGATGGCGTCCACGGGAACGGGATCACGAACCAGGCCTTTGATGTTCCAATCAAAAGGCGCCACTATGA
It encodes:
- a CDS encoding efflux RND transporter permease subunit; translated protein: MLAAFVVVWGVIVAPFDWNIKGLVRDPVPVDAIPDIGENQQIVFTNWEGRSPRDVNEQITYPLSVTLLGISGVKSIRSYSMFGFSTIYLIFEDGVDFYWARTRVLENLSSLPPSSLPAGVRPSLGPDATTLGQVFWYTLETQDSEGNPTGGWDLHELRTIQDWYVRYALLGVDGVSEVASIGGFVREYQVDVNPDLMRAFNVKLEEVVSAVQRSNVDVGARTIEVNRVEYVIRGLGFIKSLEDLKRVLVKTNQGIPVFLDSIANVTYGPASRRGVLDKGGREAVGGVVVARFGENPLAVIQAVKRKIQEVSIGLPKKTLPDGTVSQVRIVPFYDRTKLINETLETLRTALNGEVLMVIVVVLVLLAHLWSSVLISSVLPLAVLMCFIAMKIFRVDANIVALSGIAIAIGTIVDMGVIVCENIVRHLQQATRDEDRVKVLFQACREVGGAVVTAVSTTIVGFLPVFAMEGPEGKLFQPLAFTKTFALFASVIVALTLIPPLARVFFAREHKPRNYGWIWYESLIYVGAVVAFLLNWQAGVIIALVGVYRLILRRVSERWERRLRSWATFAAAGFVLFLLAKHWLPLGPAEGLIRNIVFVGVLMGGILVLFLLFQRRYERILTWCLDHKRAFLSIPLMATFLGALVWLGFDPMLGWLPNSWISSAPVSYVARKFPGLGKEFMPFLDEGSYLFMPTTMPHASIEEALDIIQKQDRAIQAIPEVEEVVGKLGRVDSALDPAPLSMIETVINYKSEYLLDQKDKPILYKYDSEGTDWFRDEKGTPLLAPDGKRYRVRGRYVRDESNRLIPDSGGRPFRLWRLPLDPAVNPEREAWSGIRKPEDIWDRIVEAAYIPGATSAPILQPISARIVMLQSGIRASMGIRVSGSDLESIQQAALAIERNLRKVSSIKPDTVIADRIIGKPYVEIDIQREIIAQYSIDIKRVQDTIEAAIGGKPISTTVEGRERYDIRVRYLRELRDSIETLGDILVPAPDGVQIPLRQLARINYVQGPQVIKSEDTFLTGYVLFDKVPEYAEVEAVEQASRYLRQAIEDGELELPEGISFSFTGNYQNQVRSEKKLRLILPLALFIVFLILYLHFNSAVTSLLVFSGIVVAWAGGFIMIWLYGQPWFLNFHVFGTHMGDLFQVHPMNLSVAVWVGFLALFGIASDDGVVMATYLNTTFSERSTGSREEIRRATVTASLRRIRPCLITTATTVMALLPVLSSTGKGADIMVPMAIPSFGGMLLEVITMLVVPVLYCAVKERKLERDQVPARLVVQQKTPSPFEGMSG